One Arthrobacter sp. StoSoilB20 DNA segment encodes these proteins:
- the dnaE gene encoding DNA polymerase III subunit alpha: MTSSNDSFVHLHTHTEYSMLDGAARLGELFDETERLGMPALATTDHGYLFGAFDFWRKATDKGIKPIIGVEAYVTPGTARGDKERVRWGDESQRKDDVSGGGSYTHMTLLSYNNAGMRNLFRASSIASLDSVFGKWPRLDRELLNTYSEGLIATTGCPSGEVQTKLRLGLYREAVEAAAEFRDIFGAENYFCELMDHGLDIERRVTGDLLRLAKELNLPLVATNDLHYTHEHDAKAHEALLAIQSGSTLLEPTYDNGGSRFAFSGSGYYLKSPQEMRELFRDHPEACDNTLLIAERCEVSFNTGANYMPRFPCPPGEDETSWLVKEVDTGLKYRYPQGIPDKVRKQADYELGVITSMGFPGYFLVVADFINWAKNNGIRVGPGRGSGAGSMVAYAMRITDLDPLQHGLIFERFLNPDRVSMPDFDVDFDDRRRSEVIDYVTKKYGDERVAMIVTYGTIKTKQALKDSSRVLGYPFSMGETLTKALPPAVMAKDIPLADIQNPESKRYSEAGDFRQLIATDPEAAKVFETALGIEGLKRQWGVHAAGVIMSSDPIIDVIPIMRRFQDGQVITQFDYPTSEGLGLIKMDFLGLRNLTIISDALENIKMNRGVDLDLENLELDDAASYELLARGDTLGVFQLDGGPMRSLLKLMKPDNFEDISAVLALYRPGPMGANAHTDYALRKNGIQEVIPIHPELEEPLKEILGGTFGLIVYQEQVMAVAQKLAGYSLGQADILRRAMGKKKKSELDKQFAGFSQGMQDNGYSMAAVKTLWDILLPFSDYAFNKAHSAAYGVISYWTAYLKAHYAPEYMAALLTSVGDDKDKSAIYLNECRRMGITVLPPDVNESSLNFTPVGTDIRFGMGAIRNVGVNVVDAMVSTRTTEGNYTSFKDFLLKVPAVVCNKRTIESLIKAGAFDSLGHHRRALAMIHEEAIDSVITLKRNEAIGQFDLFAGFEDQEPEASLTTEIPDLPEWEKKDKLSFERDMLGLYVSDHPLQGLEGVLSQHAEQSITSIIAEDGPHDGAIVTIAGMITSLSRRIAKASGNAYARAEIEDLGASMEVMFFGQVYGPIASVLAEDLIVVVKGRLQRRDDGAVTLNCMELSVPDLSESVNGPVVITIPTFKATEAVVTDLRDVLRTHRGNSEVRLKLMGDTKVEVMGLPVHMRVNPSPSLFGDLKVLLGPACLDN; encoded by the coding sequence GTGACTTCCAGCAATGATTCGTTCGTCCACCTGCACACCCATACCGAATACTCCATGCTGGATGGGGCGGCCCGCTTGGGGGAGCTGTTCGACGAAACGGAACGTCTGGGAATGCCGGCCCTGGCGACGACGGACCACGGGTACCTGTTCGGCGCTTTCGACTTCTGGCGCAAGGCCACGGACAAGGGCATCAAGCCGATCATCGGCGTGGAAGCGTATGTAACTCCCGGCACCGCCCGCGGCGACAAAGAGCGCGTTCGCTGGGGCGATGAGAGCCAGCGCAAGGACGATGTCTCCGGTGGTGGCTCCTATACCCACATGACACTCCTGAGCTACAACAACGCGGGCATGAGGAACCTGTTCCGGGCCTCGTCCATTGCTTCGCTCGATTCCGTATTTGGCAAGTGGCCCAGGCTGGACCGGGAGCTGCTCAATACGTACTCCGAAGGTTTGATTGCCACCACCGGCTGCCCGTCCGGCGAAGTGCAGACCAAGCTGCGGCTTGGCCTCTACCGTGAGGCTGTTGAAGCCGCCGCCGAGTTCCGTGACATCTTCGGGGCAGAGAACTACTTCTGTGAACTGATGGACCACGGGCTGGACATCGAGCGGCGTGTCACCGGCGATCTCCTGCGCCTGGCCAAGGAACTGAACCTCCCGCTCGTGGCCACCAACGACCTCCACTACACCCATGAGCACGATGCCAAAGCCCACGAGGCCCTGCTGGCGATCCAGTCCGGCTCTACCCTCCTGGAGCCCACGTACGACAACGGAGGCTCCCGCTTTGCCTTCTCCGGCAGCGGGTACTACCTGAAATCGCCGCAGGAAATGCGGGAACTGTTCCGCGACCACCCCGAAGCCTGCGACAACACCTTGCTCATCGCCGAGCGCTGCGAAGTCTCGTTCAACACCGGTGCCAACTACATGCCGCGCTTCCCCTGCCCACCAGGGGAGGACGAGACGTCGTGGCTGGTCAAGGAAGTGGACACCGGCCTGAAGTACCGGTATCCCCAGGGCATTCCGGACAAGGTTCGCAAGCAGGCTGACTACGAGCTTGGCGTCATCACGTCCATGGGCTTCCCCGGCTACTTCCTGGTGGTTGCCGACTTCATCAACTGGGCCAAGAACAACGGCATCCGTGTGGGTCCCGGCCGTGGTTCAGGTGCCGGCTCCATGGTGGCCTACGCCATGCGTATTACTGACCTCGATCCGCTGCAGCATGGCCTGATCTTTGAGCGCTTCCTCAACCCGGACCGCGTCTCCATGCCTGACTTCGACGTCGACTTCGATGATCGGCGCCGCTCCGAAGTGATTGACTACGTCACCAAGAAGTACGGCGACGAGCGTGTGGCGATGATCGTCACCTACGGCACCATCAAGACCAAGCAGGCGCTGAAGGACTCCTCCCGTGTGCTGGGCTACCCCTTCAGCATGGGCGAGACCCTGACCAAGGCACTTCCGCCTGCCGTCATGGCCAAGGACATTCCGCTGGCAGACATCCAGAATCCGGAGTCCAAGCGTTACAGCGAAGCAGGGGACTTCCGCCAGCTCATTGCCACCGATCCCGAGGCCGCCAAGGTCTTCGAGACCGCTTTGGGCATCGAGGGACTGAAACGCCAGTGGGGTGTCCACGCGGCCGGCGTCATCATGTCCTCGGACCCCATCATTGACGTCATTCCCATCATGCGCCGTTTCCAGGACGGCCAGGTCATCACCCAGTTCGACTACCCGACGTCCGAGGGCCTGGGCCTGATCAAGATGGACTTCCTGGGCCTGCGAAACCTGACGATCATTTCGGACGCCCTGGAAAACATCAAGATGAACCGTGGCGTCGACCTCGACCTGGAAAACCTGGAACTCGACGACGCCGCATCCTACGAACTTCTTGCCCGAGGTGACACCCTGGGTGTGTTCCAGCTTGATGGTGGCCCCATGCGGTCCCTGCTCAAGCTGATGAAGCCTGACAACTTCGAAGACATTTCCGCAGTCCTGGCGCTGTACCGTCCGGGCCCCATGGGCGCCAACGCCCACACGGATTACGCCTTGCGCAAGAACGGGATCCAAGAGGTCATTCCCATCCACCCGGAACTGGAAGAGCCCCTCAAGGAAATCCTCGGCGGTACGTTTGGCCTGATCGTGTACCAGGAGCAGGTCATGGCCGTAGCCCAGAAGCTGGCCGGCTACTCGCTGGGCCAAGCCGACATCCTCCGCCGTGCCATGGGCAAGAAGAAGAAATCCGAGCTGGACAAACAGTTTGCCGGCTTCTCCCAAGGCATGCAGGACAACGGCTACTCGATGGCCGCCGTCAAGACGCTGTGGGACATCCTGCTTCCGTTCTCCGATTACGCCTTCAACAAGGCCCACTCGGCAGCATATGGCGTGATCTCGTACTGGACCGCCTACTTGAAGGCGCACTACGCGCCTGAATACATGGCCGCACTGCTGACCTCGGTGGGCGATGACAAGGACAAATCGGCCATTTACCTCAATGAATGCCGGCGCATGGGTATTACGGTCCTCCCACCGGACGTCAACGAATCCTCGTTGAACTTCACCCCGGTGGGAACGGACATTCGTTTCGGCATGGGGGCCATTCGAAACGTCGGCGTCAACGTGGTGGATGCGATGGTCTCGACCCGCACCACGGAAGGCAACTACACCTCGTTCAAGGACTTCCTGCTGAAGGTTCCGGCCGTGGTGTGCAACAAGCGCACCATTGAATCACTGATCAAGGCCGGTGCCTTCGATTCCCTGGGGCATCATAGGCGTGCCTTGGCCATGATCCACGAAGAAGCCATTGATTCGGTGATCACCCTCAAACGCAACGAGGCAATTGGCCAGTTCGACCTCTTCGCAGGCTTTGAGGACCAGGAGCCGGAGGCTTCCCTCACTACGGAGATCCCCGATCTCCCGGAATGGGAGAAGAAGGACAAGCTGTCCTTCGAGCGGGACATGTTGGGACTCTACGTTTCAGACCATCCGCTGCAGGGCCTGGAGGGGGTCCTCAGCCAGCATGCGGAACAGTCGATTACTTCAATCATCGCCGAGGACGGACCGCACGACGGCGCGATCGTCACCATTGCGGGCATGATCACCTCATTGAGCCGCAGGATCGCCAAGGCCAGCGGAAACGCCTATGCCCGCGCCGAAATCGAGGACCTTGGTGCCTCCATGGAGGTCATGTTCTTTGGCCAGGTGTACGGGCCCATTGCCTCGGTCCTGGCAGAGGACTTGATTGTTGTGGTCAAGGGACGGTTGCAGCGCCGGGACGATGGCGCGGTCACCCTCAACTGCATGGAGCTCTCAGTGCCGGACTTGAGTGAAAGCGTCAACGGTCCGGTAGTGATCACCATTCCCACTTTCAAAGCTACGGAGGCCGTAGTGACTGACCTGCGGGACGTCCTCCGTACGCATCGAGGCAACTCGGAGGTCCGTTTGAAGCTGATGGGTGATACCAAGGTGGAGGTCATGGGCCTGCCGGTCCACATGCGGGTCAACCCCAGCCCATCCCTCTTTGGTGACCTGAAGGTCCTCCTGGGTCCGGCCTGCCTGGATAACTAG
- a CDS encoding RluA family pseudouridine synthase encodes MSSSVEVPDDLAGVRADAGLAKLLDISRSAAALLIAEGNVTLAGVPLGKSAKLAAGSVLDVTVPDRRDPLEVVEEVVEGLKILLDDEEFVVIDKPVGVAAHPSPGWVGPTVVGGLAGAGYRISTSGAPERAGIVHRLDVGTSGVMVVAKTEHAYTVLKRAFKERTVEKVYHAVVQGLPDPLEGTIDAPIGRHPGHDWRFAVIEDGRPSVTHYEVLEAFGKATLVEVHLETGRTHQIRVHFSALRHPCAGDLTYGADPRLAATLGLTRQWLHARQLGFTHPATGEWVEVSSEYPADLQYALDLLATGSA; translated from the coding sequence GTGAGTAGCTCCGTGGAAGTGCCCGATGACCTCGCGGGGGTACGGGCGGACGCAGGCCTGGCGAAATTGCTGGATATCTCCCGTTCCGCAGCAGCACTGTTGATCGCCGAAGGCAACGTGACTCTCGCCGGGGTGCCACTGGGCAAGTCGGCAAAGCTGGCCGCCGGGTCCGTGCTCGATGTCACCGTCCCGGACCGGCGGGACCCCTTGGAAGTGGTGGAGGAAGTTGTGGAAGGCCTGAAGATCCTTTTGGACGACGAGGAATTCGTTGTCATCGACAAGCCGGTGGGAGTTGCCGCCCATCCCTCACCCGGATGGGTGGGGCCCACCGTTGTGGGCGGCCTGGCTGGTGCCGGCTACAGGATCTCGACCTCGGGTGCGCCGGAGCGCGCAGGGATCGTCCACAGGCTCGACGTCGGTACGTCCGGCGTCATGGTGGTGGCCAAGACTGAACATGCTTACACGGTGCTGAAGCGTGCCTTCAAGGAGCGCACCGTGGAGAAGGTTTACCATGCCGTCGTGCAGGGGCTGCCGGACCCCCTGGAAGGCACCATTGATGCCCCAATCGGGCGCCACCCCGGACATGACTGGCGGTTTGCCGTGATCGAGGACGGCCGTCCATCCGTGACCCACTATGAGGTCCTTGAAGCCTTCGGCAAGGCAACCCTGGTGGAAGTACACCTGGAGACCGGCCGGACACACCAGATCCGCGTCCATTTCTCGGCCTTGCGGCACCCCTGTGCCGGAGATCTCACCTACGGCGCCGATCCCCGTCTTGCCGCGACTCTCGGATTGACCCGGCAGTGGCTGCACGCCCGTCAACTCGGATTCACCCACCCCGCCACAGGTGAATGGGTGGAAGTGAGCAGCGAATATCCGGCGGACCTCCAGTACGCCCTGGATCTGCTCGCAACCGGTTCCGCATAG
- a CDS encoding flavin reductase family protein gives MTSEPSGFDQTFREMFRRHAAGVAIITANLNGKPFGFTATSVASLSAEPPRFTFNMARSSSSWPAVANAEYIGVHMLGLENQALANRFARTRDRFEGDHWEPGPHEVPILKDVSGWLVGKIQMRLSFENNAVVVVEVVDGQVGGDGTPLLYHSGGYSRPEPLDYEI, from the coding sequence GTGACAAGCGAACCATCCGGCTTTGACCAGACTTTCCGGGAGATGTTCCGCCGGCACGCCGCCGGGGTTGCCATCATCACGGCCAACCTGAACGGCAAACCCTTCGGCTTCACCGCAACCTCGGTGGCGTCGCTGTCCGCCGAGCCGCCCAGGTTCACCTTCAACATGGCCAGGAGCTCCAGTTCGTGGCCTGCCGTGGCCAACGCCGAATACATCGGCGTGCACATGCTGGGACTTGAGAACCAGGCCCTCGCCAACCGTTTCGCCCGCACGCGTGACCGGTTCGAGGGCGACCACTGGGAACCCGGACCCCACGAGGTACCCATCCTCAAGGATGTCAGCGGCTGGCTGGTGGGCAAGATCCAGATGCGGCTTTCCTTCGAGAACAACGCAGTAGTGGTGGTTGAGGTCGTCGACGGCCAAGTGGGCGGCGACGGCACTCCCCTGCTCTACCACAGCGGGGGCTACAGCAGGCCGGAGCCCCTCGACTACGAGATCTGA
- a CDS encoding SDR family oxidoreductase: MVGGPVPKPGTAVVTGASRGIGAAVAHAAARAGYAVVVNYSEDRTGAETVANDIIDLGGQALAVQADVSRPADVVRLFDQAAGLGQVTAVINNAAITGNLIGALVEVPAETVQRVVDVNVSGMIHMCQEAVRRLSTDHGGSGGSIVNISSTATKAGSSGTWVHYAATKGAVDVLTVGLAAEVAQQGIRVNAVAPGSTNTGLHAAAGMPDRVERLNPTIPMGRGAEPEEVAAAVLWLMSAEAGYITGAVLPVSGGR; encoded by the coding sequence ATGGTAGGGGGCCCGGTTCCGAAACCCGGGACGGCAGTTGTTACGGGAGCAAGCAGGGGCATCGGTGCAGCCGTAGCCCACGCTGCGGCGCGGGCCGGATACGCAGTAGTTGTCAACTACTCCGAAGACAGGACCGGCGCTGAAACCGTTGCCAATGACATCATCGACCTGGGTGGCCAGGCACTGGCCGTCCAGGCGGACGTCAGCCGGCCTGCCGACGTCGTGCGCTTATTCGACCAGGCTGCAGGCCTGGGTCAAGTGACTGCGGTCATCAACAACGCGGCCATTACCGGCAACCTGATCGGCGCCTTGGTGGAGGTACCGGCAGAAACCGTTCAACGGGTGGTGGACGTCAACGTGTCAGGAATGATCCACATGTGCCAGGAAGCGGTGCGGCGACTCTCCACGGACCACGGCGGCAGCGGCGGGTCAATCGTCAATATTTCCTCTACTGCCACCAAAGCCGGCTCCTCCGGAACCTGGGTCCACTACGCTGCCACCAAGGGCGCCGTGGATGTCCTCACCGTTGGTTTGGCGGCCGAGGTGGCCCAGCAGGGCATTCGGGTCAATGCCGTGGCTCCCGGAAGCACCAACACCGGATTGCATGCTGCCGCCGGCATGCCGGACCGGGTGGAAAGACTGAACCCCACCATCCCCATGGGGCGTGGGGCCGAGCCCGAAGAGGTGGCGGCGGCCGTTCTGTGGCTGATGTCCGCCGAAGCCGGCTACATCACCGGCGCGGTGCTCCCCGTCTCAGGAGGACGCTGA
- the nrdR gene encoding transcriptional regulator NrdR, giving the protein MYCPFCRNPDSRVVDSRMADDGSSIRRRRQCPECGRRFTTVETTSLSVIKRSGVGEPFSRIKVISGVRKACQGRPVTEDDLAMLAQEVEENIRSSGAAEIDAHEVGLAILGPLRKLDEVAYLRFASVYQAFESLEDFESAISLLRHEHAEHAKAGAKESTTGSEKSQL; this is encoded by the coding sequence GTGTATTGTCCGTTCTGCCGGAATCCCGACTCCCGCGTCGTTGACAGCCGCATGGCCGACGACGGCTCTTCCATCCGTCGACGCCGTCAATGCCCCGAGTGCGGACGCCGCTTCACCACTGTGGAGACCACCAGCCTGTCCGTCATTAAACGCTCCGGGGTCGGCGAGCCGTTCAGCCGGATCAAGGTCATCAGTGGTGTCCGCAAGGCATGCCAGGGACGTCCCGTCACCGAGGACGACCTCGCCATGCTGGCGCAGGAAGTCGAAGAGAACATACGTTCGTCCGGGGCGGCCGAAATTGACGCGCACGAGGTTGGCCTTGCCATTCTCGGCCCGCTTAGGAAGCTGGATGAAGTGGCCTACCTGCGCTTCGCCAGTGTCTACCAGGCGTTTGAGTCCTTGGAAGATTTCGAATCCGCCATCTCGCTGCTTCGGCACGAACATGCAGAACACGCCAAAGCCGGCGCCAAGGAATCAACAACGGGCTCGGAAAAGAGCCAACTCTAG
- the hisD gene encoding histidinol dehydrogenase produces the protein MTTSSDTSARPAASLDFRSIDLRGRRLSLAELRAAVPRARHQTMADAEQKVQDIIAAVRSRGFAALTELAQKFDGVEQSHPRVPAEALAQALAELDPAVRAALEESISRARQFAEQQRPANVDVALADGAVVSQNWIPVGRVGLYVPGGLAPLASSVIMNVVPAVAAGVESIALASPPQKDFGGLPHPTILAAAQLLGIDEVYAIGGAQAIVSFAYGIPGSADELPIEPVDVVTGPGNIFVATAKRLVKGVVGIDSEAGTTEIAILADSSAQAPLVAADLISQAEHDPKAASVLVTDSAELADAVVRELTAQAAATKHSARVLEALSGPQSGVVLVDDLDQGIAVCNAYAAEHLEIMTADAAAVASRIRNAGAIFVGDYSPVSLGDYCAGSNHVLPTSGTAAFSSGLNVTTFLRAVQVINYDRTALEQVSGHIVSLSRAEDLPGHGDAVRIRFA, from the coding sequence GTGACCACTTCTTCGGATACCTCCGCCCGCCCCGCCGCTTCCCTCGATTTCCGAAGCATCGATCTCCGGGGCCGCCGCCTCTCTTTGGCTGAACTGCGTGCCGCCGTTCCCAGGGCCCGTCATCAGACTATGGCCGACGCCGAGCAGAAGGTCCAGGACATCATTGCAGCCGTCCGCAGCCGCGGCTTTGCTGCCCTCACGGAGCTGGCGCAGAAATTCGACGGCGTAGAACAGTCGCACCCGCGTGTTCCGGCTGAAGCGCTGGCCCAGGCACTGGCCGAGCTGGACCCTGCAGTCCGGGCGGCACTGGAAGAGTCCATCAGCCGTGCCCGGCAGTTTGCAGAGCAGCAGCGCCCGGCCAATGTCGATGTTGCCTTGGCCGATGGTGCCGTGGTCAGCCAGAATTGGATTCCGGTGGGCCGCGTCGGGCTCTATGTGCCCGGGGGCCTGGCTCCCTTGGCTTCCTCCGTGATCATGAACGTGGTGCCCGCAGTAGCGGCAGGCGTCGAATCCATCGCGTTGGCTTCTCCTCCGCAGAAGGACTTTGGCGGCCTGCCCCACCCCACCATCCTTGCCGCTGCGCAGCTGCTGGGAATTGACGAGGTTTACGCCATCGGTGGAGCACAGGCGATCGTTTCCTTCGCCTACGGCATTCCGGGTTCCGCTGATGAGCTGCCCATCGAACCCGTGGATGTTGTAACCGGCCCGGGAAACATCTTTGTTGCCACAGCCAAGAGGCTCGTCAAGGGAGTGGTGGGCATCGATTCGGAGGCCGGAACTACCGAGATTGCCATCCTGGCGGATTCCAGCGCGCAGGCCCCCCTCGTCGCGGCCGACCTCATCAGCCAGGCAGAACACGATCCCAAGGCAGCTTCAGTCCTGGTGACGGACTCAGCAGAGCTGGCCGACGCCGTCGTGCGTGAATTGACGGCACAGGCCGCAGCCACCAAGCACAGTGCGCGCGTTCTCGAAGCGTTGTCGGGACCCCAGTCAGGGGTGGTGCTGGTTGATGATCTCGACCAAGGCATCGCAGTGTGCAACGCCTATGCCGCTGAACACCTGGAAATCATGACGGCGGATGCTGCGGCTGTTGCGTCGCGGATCCGCAATGCCGGCGCCATCTTTGTGGGGGACTACAGCCCGGTAAGCCTCGGAGACTACTGCGCAGGATCCAACCACGTCCTGCCAACCAGCGGGACGGCGGCTTTCTCTTCGGGCCTGAATGTCACTACTTTCCTCCGCGCCGTGCAGGTCATCAACTACGACCGCACGGCATTGGAGCAGGTCAGCGGACACATCGTCAGTTTGTCCCGTGCTGAGGACCTTCCCGGCCACGGGGACGCCGTACGTATCCGCTTCGCCTAA